A genomic window from Bacillus rossius redtenbacheri isolate Brsri chromosome 7, Brsri_v3, whole genome shotgun sequence includes:
- the LOC134534090 gene encoding uncharacterized protein LOC134534090 — MLIIMLFLPATIYMLNFFLSGAMSLPFQENNIYQDVLYTVKRIFGLETFYIRLTSNTSGVKVNFRRSLKATAYTGILIVAILLMLVYQVAQTASVYFQVGTVLFSLTIATIILNFSSLVGLANMIWNINPRKEIIKLFLEVDYILFNDPSNHNEQSKCTQVLAVTVAGIYTITLFTFDLWLGGDHAGFNRMSCMFSYLTHSINLIATLNYTNWVLQVMTRLKAFNLKLHQVTCKTCGTRNLNNILMARSLLKENNSLRQMPGRIWTRPTRESVLLHSDVRFNEEMCIFSLRVLFEKVSKCIFLINDAYGAHILLVIALHCTFCQGYILLVTVSVGATKAEYPVKIVISLSVLWCFLQLSQTAWIISSCRAACAEVRRTLAIIQEMLLEPPPGEGMLQQLGLFHDQVSSRDFSFSAGGVLKIDCSLLGYMVMSIVSNVVVLIQMTPLKQQ; from the coding sequence ATGTTAATAATAATGTTATTCCTACCAGCAACTATTTAcatgcttaatttttttctttcaggtgCAATGTCTCTCCCATTccaagaaaataatatatatcaagATGTACTATACACAGTCAAAAGGATTTTTGGTctagaaacattttatataagACTCACAAGCAATACAAGCGGAGTGAAAGTAAATTTCAGAAGGTCATTAAAAGCCACAGCATACACTGGAATCTTAATTgttgccattcttcttatgctgGTGTATCAGGTTGCACAAACTGCATCAGTGTACTTTCAAGTTGGTACTGTGCTTTTTTCTTTGACAATTGCaacaattattttgaatttttcaagTCTGGTGGGGTTGGCTAACATGATCTGGAACATCAACCCCAGGAAAGAGATAATCAAACTTTTCTTGGAAGTGGACTATATCTTGTTTAACGATCCTAGTAATCACAACGAACAATCAAAGTGCACGCAAGTATTGGCTGTTACTGTAGCAGGAATCTACACTATTACCCTTTTTACTTTTGACTTGTGGCTGGGAGGAGACCATGCTGGATTTAATCGCATGTCCTGCATGTTCTCTTACTTAACCCATTCAATCAATTTGATCGCTACACTGAACTACACTAATTGGGTTTTACAAGTGATGACACGGCTTAAAGCATTCAACTTAAAACTTCACCAAGTGACTTGTAAGACATGTGGAACACGAAACCTGAAcaatattttaatggcaagatcaCTACTCAAAGAAAATAATTCTCTACGCCAGATGCCAGGACGTATCTGGACAAGACCTACACGTGAATCAGTTCTTTTGCACTCTGATGTACGATTCAATGAGGAAATGTGCATTTTCTCATTACGCGTGCTCTTCGAGAAAGTTTCCAAATGCATTTTCCTAATAAATGATGCATACGGTGCACACATTCTGCTGGTAATTGCGTTGCATTGCACATTCTGCCAAGGGTACATTTTACTTGTTACCGTAAGCGTCGGAGCTACAAAGGCAGAATACCCTGTCAAAATAGTGATTAGTTTAAGCGTGTTATGGTGTTTCCTGCAACTTTCCCAGACGGCCTGGATCATATCATCGTGCAGAGCCGCGTGCGCGGAAGTGAGACGCACGCTGGCGATCATACAAGAGATGCTTCTGGAACCACCACCAGGCGAAGGGATGCTCCAACAACTGGGTCTGTTCCATGACCAGGTCTCAAGCAGGGACTTCTCGTTCAGCGCGGGAGGGGTTCTCAAGATCGACTGTTCCTTGCTCGGGTACATGGTCATGTCGATTGTATCGAACGTCGTCGTTTTGATTCAAATGACACCTTTGAAACAACAATAG